In Pseudofrankia saprophytica, one genomic interval encodes:
- a CDS encoding alpha/beta hydrolase, translated as MSQQQRDAVDALLRNAPYDQTASIEQQRDAFEQRQAQPPPGDVTARDSTLGGRPALVLDVAGADSRDGRAGADGGTVLLYLHGGGYAIGSARTGARLAVLLARRAGTKAVSLDYRLAPEHPFPAAVDDALAAYRELLDSGIGPDRVAVAGDSAGGGLAVAALVAVRDAGLPQPAAAVVLSPWTDLTLAGASLRTKQGIDPLFTRERLGTLADWYLAGHDPSDPLASPVLADLSGLPPLLAQVGSHEILLDDAVRLAGQAGAHDVDVTLEVWPGVPHVFQNFTGALDEADEALDRAGRFLSRHLATSPVS; from the coding sequence ATGAGCCAGCAACAGCGCGACGCGGTGGATGCCCTGCTGCGGAACGCACCCTACGACCAGACCGCCTCCATCGAGCAGCAGCGCGACGCGTTCGAGCAGCGACAGGCCCAGCCGCCGCCCGGCGACGTCACCGCCCGCGACTCGACCCTCGGCGGACGCCCCGCGCTCGTGCTCGACGTCGCCGGCGCCGACAGCCGCGACGGCCGGGCGGGAGCCGACGGGGGCACGGTGCTGCTCTACCTGCACGGTGGCGGGTATGCCATCGGATCGGCCCGAACCGGTGCGCGGCTCGCGGTGCTGCTCGCACGCCGAGCCGGAACGAAGGCGGTGTCCCTCGACTACCGCCTCGCGCCAGAGCACCCGTTCCCGGCCGCCGTGGACGACGCCCTGGCCGCCTACCGCGAACTGCTCGACTCCGGAATCGGTCCCGACCGCGTCGCCGTGGCGGGCGACTCGGCCGGGGGCGGCCTCGCCGTCGCCGCGCTGGTGGCGGTCAGGGACGCCGGGCTCCCCCAGCCAGCGGCCGCCGTCGTCCTCTCGCCGTGGACCGACCTCACCCTCGCCGGCGCGAGCCTGCGGACCAAGCAGGGCATCGACCCGCTTTTCACCCGCGAGCGTCTCGGAACCCTCGCCGACTGGTACCTCGCCGGCCACGACCCCTCGGACCCGCTGGCCAGCCCGGTGCTCGCCGACCTCTCCGGGCTCCCACCCCTGCTCGCGCAGGTCGGGTCACACGAGATCCTGCTCGACGACGCCGTGCGCCTCGCCGGTCAGGCGGGTGCTCATGACGTAGACGTCACGCTGGAGGTCTGGCCGGGCGTTCCCCACGTGTTCCAGAACTTCACCGGGGCGCTGGACGAGGCCGACGAGGCCCTCGACCGCGCCGGCCGTTTCCTGTCACGGCACCTGGCGACGTCGCCGGTCTCCTGA